The DNA sequence CTACCGCCCCCTTTACTGTTAAAGCCGGCTCAGTGCAGCAGCACCGCTCTGGTAGTAACGCTGTGGTCTGCCGTCTCCAGCCGGCAGAGGTACAGCCCGTTTGCCACTCTCCGGCCCTGCTCATCGGTCAAGTCCCAGTATGCCTGATACCTGCCCGCTGCCAGCTCACCACTCAGAATAGTGCGCACCAGCCGCCCGCTCGCATCATAGACGGTCAGCCGGACCCTGCCTCCTGCCGGCAGCTGCCAGGCAAGCCGGGCTCTGCCCCGCACCGGACTGGGCACGACGCTCAGCTCCAGCCGGCTCAGCCCGCCGGTCGAGGATGCCGGCTCCATAACTCCGGTCTGCGGTCCCTCGGGTGTGAACAGAATCGCCCGGCCCGGTGCCAGCGCGGCCGCACCCCGGTGATAACTGCCGTTATAGAGCACCTGAATGTAGCGGGTCAGAGTCGGATCCTGTTCGCCCACCGTATTTGAGGTGTAGTTATTGGCGGTCAGATACTGGAACAGGAACTCACAGTCGCCATCGCTCCGGGTGGTATCATAGAGAATCACCTGAAACTTGTCCCAGGCATCGCGCGGACTGTAGTAATGCACCGAGTCCCACTCCACGATGAAGCGGTGGTTGGCAGCATCGTGATAATACCAGACTCCGCCCCCGGTCGGCGGATAGAGGTCATCCCAGTTGACCGCAAGCAGGGGCGGCATGCCGGTGTTGGGCAGCGCGGTGTTGGACCAGGTGTTGAC is a window from the candidate division WOR-3 bacterium genome containing:
- a CDS encoding FlgD immunoglobulin-like domain containing protein, yielding TVQISLPPAFGPFVFYGQSYNQISVCSNGWIAPGNTTVNTWSNTALPNTGMPPLLAVNWDDLYPPTGGGVWYYHDAANHRFIVEWDSVHYYSPRDAWDKFQVILYDTTRSDGDCEFLFQYLTANNYTSNTVGEQDPTLTRYIQVLYNGSYHRGAAALAPGRAILFTPEGPQTGVMEPASSTGGLSRLELSVVPSPVRGRARLAWQLPAGGRVRLTVYDASGRLVRTILSGELAAGRYQAYWDLTDEQGRRVANGLYLCRLETADHSVTTRAVLLH